From one Sulfurimonas sp. genomic stretch:
- a CDS encoding HepT-like ribonuclease domain-containing protein, giving the protein MHSYKDRIIISTLEDIKFSLELIKERCESINSSDDFLDDKDGLLKLDSISMRLVAIGEGFKNIDKLSDSKLLSNYPNIPWKQVKGIRDILSHHYFDLDAEAIFDICENEISELLSTTINIIKDMSEK; this is encoded by the coding sequence ATGCATAGTTACAAAGATAGAATAATTATATCGACTCTTGAAGATATTAAATTTTCATTAGAGTTGATAAAAGAAAGATGTGAAAGCATAAATTCAAGTGATGATTTTTTAGATGATAAAGATGGACTATTAAAACTTGATAGTATTTCAATGAGATTAGTTGCAATTGGGGAAGGCTTTAAAAATATCGATAAATTATCTGATAGTAAACTTTTAAGTAATTATCCAAATATTCCATGGAAACAAGTTAAAGGGATAAGAGATATTTTATCTCATCACTATTTTGATTTAGATGCAGAAGCTATTTTTGATATTTGTGAAAATGAAATAAGTGAACTTTTATCGACAACTATCAATATAATCAAAGATATGAGTGAAAAGTAA
- a CDS encoding HlyD family efflux transporter periplasmic adaptor subunit has protein sequence MKIVILILLTLSLANSKTFEQAFNIQSIKPKMQVQKVSKTYYATTTYNERKIYEVSIRFDGYIENLEANELYKSVKKGDKLFDIYSKHMHALKKELLATNNFQALQKTIFEKFKLYEIDEKTIVSKDLAIPIYSKYSGQIIEKNIFIGSYAEAGATLLRIADNSSMWVMAKVYQKDLEFIKQGMSVSVEIEGISAPIAAKVSKIYPKINKDDLTFDVRVDVENPHGKIFSDMFAKVSFSKNESSSLTLPKDAVIKKGDKFYVFKKISKSEYEPQEVDAKYGGGYYQIFSGIDENSEVAQNALFLLDSDAVTNGSYMSEKW, from the coding sequence ATGAAAATAGTAATTTTAATTTTATTAACCCTTTCGCTGGCAAACTCAAAAACTTTTGAGCAGGCTTTTAACATCCAAAGCATCAAACCAAAGATGCAAGTGCAAAAAGTATCTAAAACATATTATGCTACTACTACCTATAACGAGCGTAAAATCTATGAAGTCAGTATAAGATTTGACGGGTATATTGAAAATTTAGAGGCAAATGAACTCTATAAAAGCGTTAAAAAAGGAGATAAACTTTTTGATATTTACTCAAAACATATGCATGCTCTAAAAAAAGAGCTTCTCGCTACTAACAATTTTCAAGCTCTGCAAAAAACAATTTTTGAAAAATTTAAACTTTATGAGATAGATGAAAAAACTATTGTCTCTAAAGACTTGGCAATTCCCATTTATAGTAAATATAGCGGTCAAATTATCGAAAAAAATATCTTTATCGGCTCTTATGCGGAGGCGGGTGCTACTCTCTTAAGAATTGCGGATAATTCTTCGATGTGGGTTATGGCAAAAGTGTATCAAAAAGATCTTGAGTTTATTAAACAAGGGATGAGCGTGAGCGTGGAGATAGAGGGAATAAGTGCGCCGATTGCTGCAAAAGTCAGCAAGATATATCCAAAAATCAACAAAGATGATTTGACTTTTGATGTTAGAGTCGATGTTGAAAATCCGCACGGTAAGATTTTTTCAGATATGTTTGCAAAAGTAAGTTTTAGTAAAAATGAAAGCTCTTCGCTTACACTTCCAAAAGATGCGGTTATAAAAAAAGGCGATAAATTTTATGTCTTTAAGAAAATATCTAAAAGCGAGTATGAGCCTCAAGAGGTTGACGCAAAGTACGGCGGCGGGTATTATCAGATTTTTAGCGGCATAGATGAGAACAGCGAAGTAGCGCAAAACGCACTTTTCCTGCTTGATAGCGATGCAGTTACAAACGGCTCATATATGAGCGAAAAGTGGTAA
- a CDS encoding type II toxin-antitoxin system RelE/ParE family toxin, with protein MKIIYQPKFINSFNQIWDYISLDSKNGANQFKKEVKEKIEDLVNMPFKFRQSIYFQDENIRDLIFKGYTIVYRVDAIKEIITIIGIKKCQDDL; from the coding sequence ATGAAAATTATCTATCAACCAAAATTTATAAATTCTTTTAATCAAATATGGGATTATATTTCACTTGACAGTAAAAATGGAGCGAATCAATTTAAAAAAGAAGTTAAAGAGAAAATTGAAGATTTAGTAAATATGCCTTTTAAATTTCGACAATCAATCTATTTTCAAGATGAGAACATAAGAGATTTAATCTTCAAAGGTTATACGATTGTTTATAGAGTTGATGCGATAAAAGAGATTATAACAATCATCGGTATTAAAAAATGCCAAGATGATTTATAA
- a CDS encoding response regulator transcription factor, protein MNILLLEDDVILSEILSEHLSEKGYSVSCAYDGEEAYEKIIKKRYDFMLFDVNVPLLNGFELLKLLREQYINIPTIFITSLDSAVDLKKGFDLGCDDYLKKPFDLIELDARINYLIKTHNLNSTHIVIDAKSYLDKSTHTLVKEGERIKLSKKDFEIIEYFLSQKGKIISHAELAANIWIDGEVPSDATLRTYIKNIRAYLGKDFITTIKGVGYRINLQ, encoded by the coding sequence ATGAATATTTTACTATTAGAAGACGATGTTATTTTATCAGAGATACTAAGTGAGCATTTAAGCGAAAAAGGGTACTCTGTTTCATGTGCTTACGACGGTGAAGAGGCTTATGAGAAGATAATTAAGAAGCGGTATGATTTTATGCTTTTTGATGTCAATGTACCGCTTTTAAACGGCTTTGAACTCTTAAAACTGTTAAGGGAGCAGTATATCAACATTCCGACTATCTTTATCACTTCGCTTGATTCTGCCGTTGATTTAAAAAAGGGATTTGATTTGGGGTGTGATGATTACCTAAAAAAACCCTTTGACCTCATAGAGCTCGACGCAAGAATAAACTATCTTATAAAAACGCACAATCTAAACTCTACGCACATCGTTATAGACGCTAAGAGCTATCTTGATAAATCGACTCACACGCTTGTTAAAGAGGGCGAAAGGATAAAATTATCCAAAAAAGATTTTGAAATAATTGAGTATTTTTTATCGCAAAAAGGTAAAATCATCTCACATGCAGAGCTAGCCGCAAATATCTGGATAGACGGCGAAGTGCCCAGCGATGCGACGCTTAGAACCTATATAAAAAATATAAGAGCGTACCTTGGCAAAGATTTTATAACAACCATAAAAGGAGTCGGCTATCGAATTAACCTCCAGTGA
- a CDS encoding ArsS family sensor histidine kinase — translation MSISKNSILKLISIFFLSVFILINALFWMTQEYLSAMEQKEQLRRFFIAERLVREGEDELKHLMIKSVTDITQEELLKNGRVLTELPFAKMVLYKNRTIFVRTPPPPHPKAFFSPHPPPPPKDIFTHMALEDIETKGAIPIWAIFVFIDLLILLFFIYLMKKLLPLYHLKNAIRSYKDGDTKLDAPTNTYDEVSEITVEFNHVLEKIASMKEARTLFMRNVFHELKTPIMKGSLTADCLEPSQNQERLKRIFERMGYLLDEFSKIERFGSKECELKIGEYLFVDLLDAAYDILMCDKNGFILKLEEPKLILSVDFELFAIALKNLLDNALKYGSGKPTIIVSAHFIKICSHGEPILEEKRDFSKPFNRSYENSASGLGLGLYLTNSIVQKHGFHFVYSYKDDINSFEIKF, via the coding sequence TTGTCAATCAGTAAAAACTCTATCTTAAAACTAATCTCTATCTTTTTTCTCTCTGTTTTTATCCTGATAAACGCTCTTTTTTGGATGACGCAAGAGTATCTCTCTGCCATGGAGCAAAAAGAGCAGCTGCGAAGATTTTTCATAGCGGAGCGGCTGGTTCGCGAGGGTGAAGATGAGCTTAAACATCTTATGATTAAATCGGTAACAGACATAACTCAAGAGGAGCTGTTAAAAAATGGCAGGGTTCTCACCGAGTTGCCGTTTGCAAAAATGGTTCTTTACAAAAACAGGACGATTTTTGTCCGAACTCCGCCGCCGCCTCATCCAAAAGCGTTTTTTTCACCGCATCCGCCTCCGCCGCCAAAAGATATTTTTACCCATATGGCACTAGAAGATATCGAAACAAAAGGGGCTATACCTATTTGGGCGATATTTGTTTTCATCGACTTGCTGATTTTGCTTTTTTTTATATACCTTATGAAAAAACTGCTCCCTTTGTATCATCTAAAAAATGCCATTCGTTCGTACAAGGACGGCGATACAAAGCTTGACGCACCTACAAATACTTATGACGAAGTTTCCGAAATCACGGTTGAATTCAACCATGTGCTTGAAAAAATTGCTTCAATGAAAGAGGCAAGAACTCTCTTTATGCGAAATGTTTTTCATGAGCTTAAAACTCCGATTATGAAAGGCTCGCTCACGGCTGATTGTCTTGAACCAAGCCAAAATCAAGAGAGGTTAAAGCGGATATTTGAGAGAATGGGTTATCTGCTTGACGAATTTTCAAAAATAGAGCGATTCGGCAGCAAAGAGTGTGAGTTAAAGATAGGTGAGTACCTTTTTGTAGATTTGCTGGATGCGGCATATGATATTTTGATGTGCGACAAAAACGGTTTTATACTCAAACTAGAGGAGCCGAAACTTATATTAAGTGTTGATTTTGAACTTTTTGCTATTGCGCTTAAAAATCTGCTCGATAACGCGCTAAAATACGGAAGCGGCAAACCAACGATTATCGTTTCTGCGCATTTCATAAAGATTTGCAGCCATGGAGAGCCTATTTTAGAAGAAAAGAGAGATTTTTCCAAACCGTTTAACCGCTCTTATGAAAACTCTGCATCGGGACTCGGACTCGGACTTTATCTTACTAACTCGATAGTTCAAAAGC
- a CDS encoding EF-hand domain-containing protein produces the protein MTVSSNYSSYASYGSSATASAGQKTKPNFEEIAKELLSSIDSDGSGSIDLNEFTTAMQSSSSDSTESTQNISSQISDIFSKIDSNSDGAMSSEEFLAALEASKPQKPEGKEKMMGSMPPPPPPPSSSDESSSSSLSDVFSSLDTNKDGTISQDELLALLENSSTEEESTSTQNKNGTKMKDMMLQSILSHYSSNATSSSSSSLSLSA, from the coding sequence ATGACTGTGAGTTCTAATTATAGTTCGTATGCATCATACGGTTCGTCCGCAACAGCCTCCGCAGGGCAAAAAACAAAACCAAATTTCGAAGAGATTGCTAAAGAGCTTCTAAGTTCCATAGATAGCGACGGAAGCGGCAGTATTGATTTGAATGAGTTTACTACCGCTATGCAATCATCTTCAAGCGATTCAACAGAATCAACACAAAATATCTCTTCTCAAATCAGCGATATTTTTTCAAAAATCGACTCAAACAGCGACGGTGCTATGAGCAGTGAGGAGTTTTTGGCTGCACTCGAAGCCAGCAAACCGCAAAAACCCGAGGGTAAAGAGAAGATGATGGGTTCTATGCCTCCTCCGCCTCCACCGCCGTCTTCGTCAGATGAGTCGTCAAGTAGCAGCTTAAGTGATGTTTTTTCATCACTGGATACAAACAAAGACGGCACAATTTCACAAGATGAGCTACTCGCTCTCCTAGAAAACAGCTCAACCGAAGAAGAGTCAACCTCTACGCAAAACAAAAACGGAACTAAAATGAAAGATATGATGCTTCAAAGTATACTATCTCACTATAGCTCCAACGCTACATCTTCAAGCAGCTCATCTCTTAGCCTAAGCGCATAA
- a CDS encoding CusA/CzcA family heavy metal efflux RND transporter: MIERIIGFSAKNIFLVLIVSVILTILSISSLKNISLDALPDLSPAQVILEVSYPGQSPKIIEEQVSYPLISSLMSLSNIKTVRAMSSFETGMIYIIFKDEMDIYDARSRILEQLSTILPTLPSNAKVSMGPDATGVGWAYQYVLKSKKLNLQELRDYQDYYLKYGLLGVDGVSEVAAVGGFVKNYQLLVDQDKMVKYNIGINEITDALKKNNQDIGGGVLLQNGYENIIQARGYASSIEDIENITLKVSGVTPIKLSDIGEVAIVPTPRRGVAEFNGEGEAVGGIVLVRYKENTYEVIQKIKAKIESLKNEDVEIVTVYDRSKLIDRAINTLKHTLMEESVIVIIITALFLFHFRSALVVVIILPLTVLLSFWLMTLFHIGSNIMSLGGIAIAIGAMVDASIVMVENAHKHLSKSDGSKSRVEIIIDSSKQVGRPIFFALMLIVISFLPIFALEGQEAKLFSPLAYTKTFAMLIGAVLSITLVPVLMVLFIKGEIKKEEHNYINRFFTFLYTPVLKLFLKLKYLVIVLAVVGIAYIYPLYNVQKWEFMPQLNEQDFMYMPVTPYGVSIDLTKEITAETNKIIKSFPEVDTVFGKAGRANSATDPAPLAMIETIITFKDESLWREGMTYEKLMQDMHKALEVKGLINSWTYPIRGRIDMLLTGIRTPLGIKLYGDDNKILEEISSKMEQKLKTMPLTLSVSADKSNSGYFLDIEIKQDALSRYGLSKEDILDTLSFGVGGLGVGTFIDGLKRHPISMRINSEQREDIDKIKELKVKTSFGFLPLSMFADVKYTEGASVITSEKGMKVSFIYITPKIGVSADEYKKTATTLFQDIKLPKGYYYEFAGQSEYLESAKARLSFIVPIVVISIFVLIYFALKDATNSLIVFLTLPFAVLGGLLYIDYLGFNLSVAVVVGFLALLGIAAETAIVMVIYLEEAIKDKTLSHQEAIIHGSAGRLRPKLMTVFAILGSLLPIMYISGVGSEVMQRIAAPMIGGIVTSAILTLLIIPVLYSLKKPID; this comes from the coding sequence ATGATTGAGAGAATCATAGGTTTTAGCGCAAAAAATATATTTTTAGTCCTTATTGTCTCGGTGATTTTAACGATTTTAAGCATATCAAGCCTTAAAAATATTTCGCTTGACGCTCTGCCTGATCTCTCTCCTGCGCAAGTGATACTTGAAGTATCATATCCGGGACAATCTCCAAAAATCATCGAAGAGCAGGTTTCTTATCCGCTTATCAGCTCTTTAATGTCGCTCTCAAATATCAAAACCGTTAGAGCGATGAGCAGTTTTGAAACGGGGATGATTTACATCATCTTTAAAGACGAAATGGATATTTATGATGCCAGAAGCAGGATTTTAGAACAGCTCTCTACCATCTTGCCTACTTTGCCCTCAAACGCAAAAGTAAGTATGGGACCCGATGCAACGGGTGTGGGCTGGGCTTATCAATATGTTTTAAAATCAAAAAAGCTTAATCTTCAAGAGTTAAGGGATTATCAGGATTACTACTTAAAATACGGACTGCTAGGCGTTGACGGTGTAAGTGAAGTGGCGGCAGTGGGCGGATTTGTAAAAAATTATCAGCTTCTTGTAGATCAAGACAAGATGGTAAAGTACAACATCGGCATAAATGAAATAACCGATGCTCTTAAGAAAAACAACCAAGATATCGGCGGCGGCGTACTTTTACAAAACGGTTATGAAAATATCATTCAGGCTCGCGGATATGCTTCAAGCATAGAGGATATAGAAAATATAACACTCAAAGTAAGCGGTGTAACACCTATAAAACTGAGCGATATAGGTGAGGTTGCTATAGTGCCGACACCAAGACGCGGAGTTGCCGAATTTAACGGAGAGGGTGAAGCTGTAGGCGGCATTGTTTTGGTGCGATACAAAGAGAATACTTATGAGGTGATTCAAAAAATTAAAGCCAAAATCGAGTCGCTTAAAAATGAAGATGTAGAGATAGTTACCGTTTATGACAGAAGCAAACTTATAGACAGAGCTATAAATACGCTAAAACATACATTGATGGAAGAGTCCGTCATAGTCATCATCATTACGGCTCTTTTCTTGTTTCATTTTAGAAGTGCTTTGGTTGTCGTCATTATACTCCCTTTGACGGTTTTGCTTAGTTTTTGGCTTATGACGCTCTTTCATATAGGCTCAAATATTATGAGTTTGGGTGGTATCGCCATAGCCATAGGCGCGATGGTGGACGCTTCTATTGTAATGGTTGAAAATGCTCATAAACATCTCAGTAAAAGTGACGGTTCAAAGAGCAGGGTTGAAATCATCATAGACTCCTCAAAGCAAGTCGGTCGTCCTATCTTTTTTGCTCTTATGCTCATAGTTATCTCATTTTTGCCGATTTTCGCGTTAGAGGGGCAAGAAGCAAAACTCTTTTCGCCTCTTGCCTATACCAAAACATTCGCGATGCTTATCGGCGCGGTGCTTTCCATCACATTAGTTCCCGTTTTAATGGTACTTTTCATTAAGGGCGAGATTAAAAAAGAGGAACATAACTACATCAACCGATTTTTTACATTTTTATATACCCCCGTGCTGAAACTCTTTTTGAAATTAAAGTACTTGGTAATTGTTCTTGCCGTTGTCGGGATAGCTTATATCTATCCGCTTTACAATGTACAAAAATGGGAGTTTATGCCGCAGTTAAATGAGCAGGATTTTATGTATATGCCCGTTACTCCATATGGCGTAAGCATCGATTTGACTAAAGAGATTACTGCCGAGACAAACAAAATCATCAAAAGCTTTCCTGAAGTCGATACCGTTTTTGGAAAAGCCGGTCGTGCCAACAGTGCGACAGATCCCGCTCCGCTTGCGATGATAGAGACCATCATAACTTTTAAAGACGAATCTCTTTGGAGAGAGGGAATGACTTATGAGAAGTTGATGCAAGATATGCATAAAGCGCTTGAAGTAAAAGGGCTAATCAACTCTTGGACTTACCCCATACGAGGAAGGATAGATATGCTTCTAACAGGTATCCGCACCCCTCTTGGCATAAAACTATACGGTGATGACAACAAAATTTTAGAAGAGATCTCTTCAAAGATGGAACAAAAACTAAAAACTATGCCGCTGACACTTAGCGTATCTGCCGACAAATCAAACAGTGGCTATTTTCTTGACATAGAGATAAAACAAGATGCTCTCTCAAGGTACGGTCTTTCAAAAGAAGATATACTTGATACTCTCTCCTTTGGAGTAGGGGGGCTTGGCGTGGGCACTTTTATTGACGGACTTAAACGCCATCCTATATCTATGCGGATAAATTCCGAACAAAGAGAAGATATAGATAAAATCAAAGAGTTAAAAGTAAAAACATCTTTTGGATTTTTGCCTCTTAGTATGTTTGCCGATGTAAAATATACAGAGGGGGCGAGTGTTATAACGAGTGAAAAGGGTATGAAAGTTTCATTTATTTATATCACGCCAAAAATCGGTGTCAGCGCGGATGAGTATAAAAAGACGGCTACGACTCTTTTTCAAGATATCAAACTTCCAAAAGGGTACTACTATGAGTTTGCGGGGCAGAGCGAGTACCTCGAATCTGCCAAAGCAAGACTTAGTTTTATCGTTCCTATAGTCGTTATCAGCATCTTTGTGCTTATCTATTTTGCGCTTAAAGATGCGACAAATTCGCTTATAGTCTTTTTGACTCTGCCGTTTGCCGTCCTCGGCGGACTGCTCTACATAGACTATCTCGGTTTTAACCTCTCAGTTGCCGTTGTCGTGGGATTTTTGGCTCTGCTTGGTATTGCCGCAGAGACGGCAATTGTTATGGTCATCTATCTTGAAGAGGCGATAAAAGATAAAACTCTCTCGCATCAAGAGGCGATTATACACGGCTCGGCAGGGAGACTAAGACCAAAACTAATGACCGTTTTTGCCATTCTCGGCTCTCTTTTGCCCATCATGTACATCAGCGGCGTGGGAAGTGAAGTTATGCAGCGCATAGCCGCACCGATGATAGGCGGCATCGTAACTTCGGCTATTTTAACACTGCTTATCATTCCTGTTTTGTACTCTTTGAAGAAGCCTATTGACTAG
- a CDS encoding nucleotidyltransferase domain-containing protein, whose translation MTKSDILNYLKEHYQEFKSQYNVEKIGLFGSYARDEATKDSDIDIFVTMKPNMFDMIAIKEQIEEDLHTKVDIIREHKNMKPFFLEMISKDLVYA comes from the coding sequence GTGACAAAGTCAGATATTTTAAACTACTTAAAAGAGCATTATCAAGAATTTAAGAGTCAGTACAATGTTGAAAAGATTGGTCTATTTGGAAGCTATGCTAGGGATGAAGCAACTAAAGATAGTGATATAGATATTTTTGTAACAATGAAGCCTAATATGTTTGATATGATAGCTATTAAAGAACAAATAGAAGAAGACCTACATACAAAAGTTGATATTATTAGAGAACATAAAAATATGAAGCCTTTCTTTTTAGAGATGATAAGTAAAGATTTAGTTTATGCATAG
- a CDS encoding TolC family protein — MKMLTFFIGSVTICFGAEFNDVFEKALNRSPNLLAKQEKILASHQALKSEVAYKNPIISIGVDGLSLNKNFLKMNLEPMQTQFIGITQEFETFGKLDLKEAILKADTLMLEYELEDLKLELYKKMALVVEQISTFTTSIELLEQKKFNLEMLLNYYEKSISVEDGFKTSVEVQKNIFVVEDKILELEDKVTSLKNEFKYLTNQDFTQVQKAQIAEEFLQEEIKKSPKYRIFEIKTKQLEIQGRLEDRKKYSNVNLNVSYNRRENFDDYLSVSTSFELPVYGVEEAKVKKTKHLRAESIQEENNFMQNTTMIFLNNYKRVEYLNARVQNLDAILQKYRQLNSYEKSNIKDSATLDKNIENENLLLDLEIEKLTYKLDIKTAQLELFYITKERI, encoded by the coding sequence ATGAAGATGCTGACTTTTTTTATTGGTTCTGTAACTATATGTTTTGGTGCAGAGTTTAATGATGTGTTTGAAAAAGCACTTAATCGTTCGCCGAATTTGTTAGCAAAACAGGAAAAAATCTTAGCATCCCATCAAGCACTTAAGAGTGAAGTTGCATACAAAAATCCAATTATTTCAATAGGTGTGGATGGTCTGTCTTTAAATAAGAATTTTTTAAAAATGAATCTTGAGCCTATGCAGACTCAGTTTATCGGCATAACTCAGGAGTTTGAGACTTTTGGAAAGCTTGACCTTAAAGAAGCAATACTTAAAGCTGATACTCTAATGTTAGAGTATGAGTTAGAAGATTTGAAGTTAGAATTATATAAAAAAATGGCACTGGTAGTTGAGCAAATCTCAACTTTTACAACTTCTATAGAACTGCTGGAGCAAAAAAAATTCAACTTAGAGATGCTATTAAACTACTATGAAAAGAGCATAAGTGTTGAAGACGGATTTAAAACGAGCGTAGAGGTTCAAAAAAATATATTTGTTGTAGAGGATAAAATTTTAGAGTTGGAAGATAAGGTGACATCGCTTAAAAACGAGTTTAAGTATCTAACAAATCAAGATTTTACGCAGGTGCAAAAAGCTCAAATAGCTGAGGAATTTTTGCAAGAGGAGATAAAAAAATCTCCGAAGTATAGAATTTTTGAGATAAAAACCAAGCAGCTAGAGATTCAGGGCAGACTTGAAGATAGAAAAAAATACTCAAATGTAAATCTAAATGTTAGTTACAACCGTCGTGAAAATTTTGATGATTATCTCTCTGTTTCAACCTCTTTTGAACTTCCTGTTTATGGTGTTGAAGAGGCAAAAGTCAAAAAAACCAAGCATTTGAGAGCTGAGAGTATTCAAGAAGAGAATAATTTTATGCAAAATACGACCATGATTTTTTTAAACAATTACAAAAGAGTGGAGTATTTAAATGCAAGAGTTCAAAATCTTGATGCAATTTTACAGAAGTATAGGCAGCTGAATTCATATGAGAAATCCAACATAAAAGACAGTGCTACGCTAGATAAAAATATAGAAAATGAGAATCTTTTACTTGATTTAGAGATAGAAAAACTAACATATAAACTGGATATAAAAACAGCTCAATTAGAGCTTTTTTATATCACAAAAGAGAGAATATAA
- a CDS encoding response regulator transcription factor has protein sequence MLKILMIEDDEELAVLLKSRLFKSDIDVSVALTPLDGLRLFQSQSFDLLILDLSLPQMDGLEICRLIRQESDIPIIISSARSDMRDKTMGFSRGADDYLPKPYDPQELIFRIDAIMRRINPNMVKTAQPFELDEDAREITKNSMLMRLTNAEYEIVAYMIKKERSVISREEILLNIGAIRYESSLKSIDVIMGRIRQKIGDDTKNPRYIISVRGVGYKFVNQ, from the coding sequence ATGTTAAAGATACTGATGATTGAAGATGATGAAGAGTTGGCAGTATTGTTAAAATCGCGGCTTTTTAAAAGCGATATCGATGTCAGCGTGGCACTTACTCCACTTGATGGTCTAAGACTGTTTCAAAGCCAATCCTTTGATCTGCTCATACTGGATCTCTCGCTTCCCCAGATGGACGGTTTGGAGATTTGCCGCCTGATCCGTCAAGAGAGCGACATTCCCATTATCATCTCGTCCGCGCGTTCGGATATGAGAGATAAAACGATGGGATTTTCCCGCGGAGCGGATGATTATCTGCCAAAACCGTACGACCCGCAAGAGCTGATTTTTAGGATTGATGCGATTATGAGACGAATCAACCCGAATATGGTAAAAACGGCTCAACCCTTTGAGCTTGACGAAGACGCCAGAGAGATTACAAAAAACTCTATGCTGATGCGATTAACCAATGCGGAGTATGAGATAGTGGCATATATGATAAAAAAAGAGCGCAGCGTCATCTCTCGCGAGGAGATTCTTCTAAACATCGGTGCCATTCGGTATGAAAGCAGTCTTAAAAGCATAGATGTTATTATGGGGCGAATCCGCCAAAAAATCGGCGACGATACAAAAAATCCTCGCTATATAATCTCTGTTAGAGGGGTAGGATACAAATTTGTCAATCAGTAA
- a CDS encoding FixH family protein produces MKKILLSTVLLSSLSFAGGFMDMGTSGDIHVMLSSDKVLSEGANKIKVELNRGEHGGAVVAAKDVRVKFFMPEMPGMPYMESKDICKKTGEYFECNANLPMNGTWQYQVFIKDENNKDYKYKGSVNLGQASSTHNHH; encoded by the coding sequence ATGAAAAAAATTCTTCTCTCGACGGTGTTGTTGTCAAGTCTCTCATTTGCGGGCGGTTTTATGGATATGGGTACGAGCGGTGATATACATGTAATGCTCTCAAGCGATAAAGTTCTAAGCGAAGGTGCAAATAAGATCAAAGTAGAGTTAAACAGAGGTGAGCACGGAGGAGCTGTTGTTGCGGCTAAAGATGTTCGAGTGAAGTTTTTTATGCCTGAAATGCCGGGAATGCCTTATATGGAGTCAAAAGATATTTGTAAAAAAACAGGTGAATATTTTGAGTGTAATGCAAATCTTCCAATGAACGGGACATGGCAGTATCAGGTTTTTATAAAAGATGAGAATAACAAGGATTACAAATACAAAGGCAGTGTTAATCTAGGTCAAGCTTCATCAACTCATAATCATCATTAG